A stretch of DNA from Aspergillus flavus chromosome 3, complete sequence:
CGACGCGTATAAATGGATTCACGTCTGTTTGAAGCCCGCGGAGGGGACGAGCTTAGTGCGAACATGATCGAGGGTCCCGCGCCTTCATCGGTGTTGACTTTCGCTTCAGGAATCGGCGACGAACTGAATCGATTGCTGGATGCCGAACGGCTGATAGGTGGTCGGGCTCCACTTGCTTGGCTCTTAGGTGAGGTACCAGGGGCAACTATAGACGGAACGTCGTGTTTTGTAGTATCTGGGGATGCAGGGCGCCTGTGGTTCGTGTCATCCTCTCTATCGTCGGCATAGGGCTCCAACTCGCTGTCGCTTGAAGAGCTGTCGCTTGAGTCGTAGTCAACGAAGCTATCTAGCAAGCGATGCGTTTGCATGCCCAGATTCACACCACCAAGCCCCTTGAAGCTGGAAATAGAACGCCGACGCTTGGTTGATTGGATGAACTTCTTTAACCCACCAGCCAGTTGGGCCGGAGCCTTTTGTACAGTGTCATGACTAGAAGCACCATGCCAACTGGAAACCCTTGCCAGATCGGCTCCAAAATCGTCCGACTGCGGTTGGTTGTGGGATCTCCTGCGAAACTTTTCAATGTCCAGCCACCAGCCTTCGTCTTTCAAAACAGTTTGCACCTTTTCCTGCACATCTCTAACCTCCGGCGACCTGTCACCATTTACAATAATGCGATAACTTTTTACATCGCCACATGCGAGCCAGAAGACCAGAACTTCCGCCTCGATTCTCAGCTTCTCAAGAAGCGCTTGAACCCGGCCTCgctcatcatcaacatccgTTTCGTACTCAACAAACACGGCTACCCGTAGTTTGTACGTCTTCTTCCAGGAAGGTACGGTGTTCAGAATACATCCTAACTGGAGGATAAGGGTATATGTATCAAAGTTAGTGGTAAGaacattcttcttgctctcgCTATCAGCCCCAAGTTCTGCAGACATTTGAATAGGCCAGAGATCGATATATTTTTTCTGGTGCTGTCCAGACGTAGGCAGTTCAAGGTGTTCGAATCCTTTTGCCACAGCTACATTGATGCGGAGCttgaagagaagatcctccAATATTGTGACGTAGTTTGCGCAGCTCATTTGTGGCCGAGGTATATCATCTACTGCAGACTCAGGAGCCCCGTCATGTCTGTCGTTCGAGTCTTTCCTGGGTTGCAATGTCTCAACCAATGACTGACCATTGCGAAACTGGTCAATGACAACTATATTTGGTCGCATTCCTCCAAGACCAGAGTTTAACACGATGTTACGGATACCCCATTCTGCAGAGGGAGAAACTGCAATATTGACAAAAGCTTTCACTTTTGAATTCTCGACAAACTTCGTCCAGGCAGTTTGCTGGCGGCGAGCTTCGGGCACGGCGGAAGAGAAATCATCAGTCACAATAACGTGGCCCAGTACAAACAAGGCGCCCTTTTTCAATGAGTTGCAAAAGGAGACCATCTTGTATTGGTCATCGAGATTGGCCACAAACAACAGAATCTGGGGCCTCCAGAATTTAACATGTTCTTGTCGAAGGCGAAGTAGATATTTGCGCACCTGATGATAAATAAGGCTTTGACTCACATCGCCCCACGGCTTGGGAGGTGAAGTATAATGGATCAGCAAAAACAGTAGGATTAAAATACCAACGCAGCCTGTGGCATAGACACCATCCACAAAGAACATGGTAGCTCCACAAACCAACGCTCCTGCTGCAGCTGTCTGCCAATTGAAGTAGTGAAAGGACGGCCGGAAATTAGGAGCCGATCCAATCTTTAGAAGAAAACATGCGAGGTTCATCACCAGGAATGTCATGAGATATGTCATTGTGACAAAAGATGCTATTTGATTAATGTCAAAAAGCATTGTCAATTGGGCAACAACAAAGGTTACAATGATTGCGTGGACCGGTTCGTCGTTTTTCTCGGTGCCCTTGCTGAATATTTTCAGGCCAGGGACCAAATTGTCTCGTGCAATTGCCTGTAAAAGCTTCGCAGAACCGATCACACCCATCAGTGCTGAGAAGAAAGTTGTCGCGAACTCTCCTAGGAGAATGATAACTCCCGATGCATTTGTCTAGTACATCTTAGTCGAAAGTTCGCAGTCGAGTTTGCATCTTTGAGCTTACCACTTGGATGATATCGCTATTCTTGTACAGCGACTCTCTTGTTATGGAGGCAGCCATAGCAACTATTACAAGTGTATAGGTGACAAATGTCAAAGCCAGCCCCGAAAGTGTACCCCTTGGGATCGAATGACTGGGGTTCTTCAGATCCCCCGACATGCTGGCACCACTAGCACTTCATGAGCCTACGTCCATAATAAACCGATAATACACTTACGCGAATATACCGCCAGTAGCAGGAAACAATATTCCAAAGAGGTCCTGGAAGTTCTCCCTTCCGTGGATCTGACTGCCAGCAGCACCCTTGGTGAGCCTGGGTTTAAGATTCTCCAGCAATGTCTCAAGGCGCACGCCAGTGAATGTCACATGAAGCTTGGGAATACTAAAGGGCTTCATAAAGATCGCAGATGCCGGTATGCTAAAGGTAGCAACCAACAGAATAATGAGCAGACCGTTGCTTGCTCTAGAAAAAATAGAACTCCCAGCTAGGCAGATCCCAGTGCAGATAAGCAGAATGATAGTACCCCAGAGATACTGCCACCAGAAGCCTTCTTCGAGAAAATTGGATAAAGTGCCAGACTCTGTTCCGAAGTTTTGCGTGAAACAGTCAACAAGACCAACTGCGTTCATACCGGTATTCAACACATAGCCCAAGTAAAACACTATACCAATGGAACCGCCAAACTCTGGGCCCAGCGATCGAGATATTAGATAGTAGGCACCCCCTCCTTTAACAGTTCCGTTGGTTGCAATGGCAGAGAGAGACATAGTGGTCACCAAATTGATGGTGTATGAAACAGCGAGCAAGCCTTCAGACCACGTTTAGTCATCATTCGAGGCTATACAGACAGGGTAGTTTAAATTACCTAGCATCCCTAGCAGGCCGGCTTGCCCAAGGATAAATCCGAAGCGAAGGAACATCAGAATGCTTAGGACGTTCAAGGTGGTCGGTACAAAGACTCCCGAGAAAGTTCCGAGCTTTGCAGCACTATCAGAAGCGCGATTCTTTTGGCCACCTCGTTCCTTTTGGTCCACGCTAGAGTCTCGGAGTGGCCCTGTAGGAAGGTCAACGGGTAGGTGTGACCTGTTCGAGGTACCTTGCGGTCCATCATTGTCGGGTTTATCCCACCAGCGGGATATACTACCAAAAAAATTCGATGGCAACGAGTGGCGCTGACGCTCTGTTGCATGAGAAGAGGAGTTCAATGGCTCGTACGGGCGAAGTGAAAGCGCATTTCTCCAATTAAGGAATCTGCTGTTCTCCTCGGGAGATGCAGTGGGGGACTCGCTTGGAGCCAATCTAGAGACATCCTCTTGAGCAGTTCGTGTTGAGAAGTTAGGCCTTCTCCGAGACATCGAGTCCGAGGTACCCCCGCCTCGACTATGCGTCATCGGATACGTCCAACTTCTTATTGCAAGGAGATGCTCGGTACCTTCATACAATAATGCAAGTGGGGACAGAATGTCACTACAGTAAACAGTGAAGTATCGATAAGGACTGGCCCAATGCACAAATCCAGCAAAGTGAACCGTGGGCGAAAACAGCAAAAGCACCGTAAGAAATCGCGCGCtttaagaaagaaaggagaaaacaCGATACCTCATATAGTACCTACTAGATCGAGGAGGCGTCAAGTGGCAGTGGTTGACACTAGTAAATGCAATAAAAAGCATGGGTCCATGGCTGGCAATGATCTCATCTGCCGAACCAGACAAACAGTGCAAACTCCACCGCCGGTCCGGTCCAGTGACTCCCATTGTCATCGACTCAAGGGAAAGCTGAAGCTAGCTTCCTTCGTCTCTCACAATTTGTTTGTGTTGCTGGGTGGCTGGGCGAATAGTGATTTCCAAatatttttttcctttcgttttcttttttttctctcttcgctTGTTTACGAAGAGAACACAATCATACAGTAGATTGCTTCTACTCTGTCCTGGTCTACTGTAAACCAGTTCCTTCTTTAAGTTTATCCTGCAAGTACATACGGCTCGCTATAACCCTTCGTGTCTAGCAACGCTAGGTAGAGGGCGTCAATATAGCAAAGTCTTGTTTTCAAAATAAGGAAACTTTAAGCTCTCCTGTGTTGCTTCATAGTTCAATATCAAGTCATGTCTTCACCCGCACATCCAGACAATGGGGAGGGTTCATCATCTCAACCTCGTCAGTCACCACCGCTCTCGACGAGCGCATTGCGCCCTGGTTCTCCCTCAGCGGATGCTTCATCGAGACAAATCTCGATTGCACGGCTAGCATCTCCAGTACCTTCTCCATCTAGCTCATACCCCCATGCAACCAGACAATTGCCGGTACCGATCCAACCAGTGACAGGCACAGATGAGGATATCCGGAAAGTGGACAATCTATCGTCTCTACCAGGCCCTGGGCAATCCATGATCGCATCTGCTCTCCAAGAAAGCCTCGGTCGCTCACCTCCGAGACTTGGGACACCGCCAAGACGCACTGCTTCCCCTGCCTTGCATCAGGCTCAGCCAATCAGGTCCAACTATGGTTCATTTGACAATAAGCCCGGGTGGGAAGGCTCAGAATACTCAGCAGGGCCGTATGAAGATCCGGAAGTCGTCAAAAGACACTTAGTACTACCGCAAAACACTGTCGAGAGTCGAGATGATGCTGCTTCTGGGGATGCTGCAAATGACGAGGAATTCTCCAGCCTGCAGCTACAAGGAGGTGACATTACAAGGCAGGTCTACAGGTGGGCAGAAGGTGCAGAGGCAGGAAGTCCTTCCAGATTCAATCGGAGCAAGAGCTTCAGCATAAATCGACCCACACCACAGGATGAGACGATGAACATCAACAGCATTCGCATACCAGGAGGATTCCGCAGAGACTATATCCGGAGAACTGTAGCCTCAAACGTTCCAGAAAGCCCTAACAGCCAGGGACCACAACCTCCTCTACCTCAACCTCAGCTCCCAACCAGCAGCTTCTTAGAATTTTTGACTCTTTTCGGCCACTTTGCAGGAGAGGAGCtagaagaggatgacgaagTGCTGGGGCCCGATGAGTACTTCTCTGACGCCTGGGAAGAGGATGGTAGAGAGCCGGGAGAAAGATCGGCCCTCCTCCGTCCTGAGACccctggaagaagaaaacggaAGCCGCGTGGAGGCACTGGAAACAACACTAGGACTGGAGCAGCTCTACTTCTGCTCAAGTCTTTCGTTGGTACAGGGGTCTTGTTCCTTCCAAGGGCTTTCCTTAATGGCGGTATGCTTTTTAGTAGTCTGGTATTGCTTGGTGTGTCGCTTCTCAGCTTCTATGCTTTCATACTTCTTGTCAACACCCGACTGAAAATTGATGGCTCGTTCGGTGATATTGGCGGCATTCTGTATGGAAAACATATGCGACGCATTATCCTTGGATCTATAGTCTTGAGTCAATTGGGATTCGTCTCTGCATATATTGTGTTCACTGCTGAGAATTTGCAGGCTTTCGTCCTTGCTGTCAGCAACTGCAAGTCCTTCATTGACATCAAGTTCATGGTGTTGATACAGCTGGTCATCTTCTTACCTCTTTCGTTGATCCGCGATATCAGCAAGCTTGGGTTTACGGCTCTAATTGCAGATGTTTTCATCCTGCTTGGCCTGATCTATCTGTACTACTATGATATCTTAACTATCTCTGCACAAGGCGGTGTTTCGGATATTATATCCTTCAATCCATCTACATGGACACTTTTCATCGGGACGGCTATTTTCACTTACGAGGGCATTGGTCTTATCATTCCAATCCAAGAGTCGATGAAGCGTCCTCAGCAATTCCCCGGTGTTCTTGCTGGGGTAATGGTCATTATCACGATTGTTTTCCTCTCTGCTGGTGCGCTGAGCTATGCTGCGTACGGATCTGCAACGAAAACGGTGGTTATTCTCAACCTTCCTCAGGACGATAAGTTTGTGAATGGTGTCCAATTCCTCTATTCGCTTGCGATTCTGCTGAGCACGCCCCTGCAGCTCTTCCCAGCCATCCGGATCATGGAGAATGAGCTCTTCACACGCAGCGGCAAGTATAACCCCAGAATCAAATGGCAGAAGAATTGTTTCcgcttcttccttgtcatgATATGTGCTTTCGTTGGGTGGGGTGGAGCAGACGATCTTGACAAATTTGTCTCACTTGTCGGTAGCTTTGCCTGCGTTCCACTTATATACGTATACCCGGTATTTACCCCCAAATTTTACTTGCTTTATGGTGACAGATGACGCTAACTTAAGTCTATTGTAGCCTCTGTTGCATCTGAAAGCCTGCGCGCATTCAAGAAAACAGCAGATCGCTGACATTGCCCTTACTATCTTCGGCGTAATTAGTTGCCTCTATACGACTTCACTGACTCTAGCAAACTGGGTCGGAGGAGGAGCTCCCCCGTCACCTGGATACTGCGACTCGAAGTCTGGTTAACAGATTCTCCCGTCGCTTTGGACATCTATAACGTTTGGTCGTCTCAAAGTAGGCGTCTTGAACATGAATGACTGATGCTATGTTATAAGACTTGCTCTGTTTGAACAGCAAGACTGAATTTCGGGACACTATC
This window harbors:
- a CDS encoding putative cation chloride cotransporter, coding for MTHSRGGGTSDSMSRRRPNFSTRTAQEDVSRLAPSESPTASPEENSRFLNWRNALSLRPYEPLNSSSHATERQRHSLPSNFFGSISRWWDKPDNDGPQGTSNRSHLPVDLPTGPLRDSSVDQKERGGQKNRASDSAAKLGTFSGVFVPTTLNVLSILMFLRFGFILGQAGLLGMLGLLAVSYTINLVTTMSLSAIATNGTVKGGGAYYLISRSLGPEFGGSIGIVFYLGYVLNTGMNAVGLVDCFTQNFGTESGTLSNFLEEGFWWQYLWGTIILLICTGICLAGSSIFSRASNGLLIILLVATFSIPASAIFMKPFSIPKLHVTFTGVRLETLLENLKPRLTKGAAGSQIHGRENFQDLFGILFPATGGIFAGASMSGDLKNPSHSIPRGTLSGLALTFVTYTLVIVAMAASITRESLYKNSDIIQVTNASGVIILLGEFATTFFSALMGVIGSAKLLQAIARDNLVPGLKIFSKGTEKNDEPVHAIIVTFVVAQLTMLFDINQIASFVTMTYLMTFLVMNLACFLLKIGSAPNFRPSFHYFNWQTAAAGALVCGATMFFVDGVYATGCVGILILLFLLIHYTSPPKPWGDVSQSLIYHQVRKYLLRLRQEHVKFWRPQILLFVANLDDQYKMVSFCNSLKKGALFVLGHVIVTDDFSSAVPEARRQQTAWTKFVENSKVKAFVNIAVSPSAEWGIRNIVLNSGLGGMRPNIVVIDQFRNGQSLVETLQPRKDSNDRHDGAPESAVDDIPRPQMSCANYVTILEDLLFKLRINVAVAKGFEHLELPTSGQHQKKYIDLWPIQMSAELGADSESKKNVLTTNFDTYTLILQLGCILNTVPSWKKTYKLRVAVFVEYETDVDDERGRVQALLEKLRIEAEVLVFWLACGDVKSYRIIVNGDRSPEVRDVQEKVQTVLKDEGWWLDIEKFRRRSHNQPQSDDFGADLARVSSWHGASSHDTVQKAPAQLAGGLKKFIQSTKRRRSISSFKGLGGVNLGMQTHRLLDSFVDYDSSDSSSSDSELEPYADDREDDTNHRRPASPDTTKHDVPSIVAPGTSPKSQASGARPPISRSASSNRFSSSPIPEAKVNTDEGAGPSIMFALSSSPPRASNRRESIYTRRSSSVGSGTASGYPRRASVPLSFNDLPSRAQHLILNELMAEHSSETAVIFTTLPSPMEGTAQGEAASESYLSDLEVLWQGLPPCLLVHSNSMTVTMNL
- a CDS encoding putative amino acid transporter translates to MSSPAHPDNGEGSSSQPRQSPPLSTSALRPGSPSADASSRQISIARLASPVPSPSSSYPHATRQLPVPIQPVTGTDEDIRKVDNLSSLPGPGQSMIASALQESLGRSPPRLGTPPRRTASPALHQAQPIRSNYGSFDNKPGWEGSEYSAGPYEDPEVVKRHLVLPQNTVESRDDAASGDAANDEEFSSLQLQGGDITRQVYRWAEGAEAGSPSRFNRSKSFSINRPTPQDETMNINSIRIPGGFRRDYIRRTVASNVPESPNSQGPQPPLPQPQLPTSSFLEFLTLFGHFAGEELEEDDEVLGPDEYFSDAWEEDGREPGERSALLRPETPGRRKRKPRGGTGNNTRTGAALLLLKSFVGTGVLFLPRAFLNGGMLFSSLVLLGVSLLSFYAFILLVNTRLKIDGSFGDIGGILYGKHMRRIILGSIVLSQLGFVSAYIVFTAENLQAFVLAVSNCKSFIDIKFMVLIQLVIFLPLSLIRDISKLGFTALIADVFILLGLIYLYYYDILTISAQGGVSDIISFNPSTWTLFIGTAIFTYEGIGLIIPIQESMKRPQQFPGVLAGVMVIITIVFLSAGALSYAAYGSATKTVVILNLPQDDKFVNGVQFLYSLAILLSTPLQLFPAIRIMENELFTRSGKYNPRIKWQKNCFRFFLVMICAFVGWGGADDLDKFVSLVGSFACVPLIYVYPPLLHLKACAHSRKQQIADIALTIFGVISCLYTTSLTLANWVGGGAPPSPGYCDSKSG